A single window of Dethiosulfovibrio salsuginis DNA harbors:
- a CDS encoding ferredoxin, which yields MRVSIDGEKCIGCGVCVQICPDAFTLDEAKGIARVIRPEGADCVHEAKDSCPVCCIIVEE from the coding sequence ATGCGGGTCAGTATAGATGGTGAGAAGTGCATCGGATGTGGTGTCTGTGTCCAGATATGTCCAGATGCCTTTACCCTTGACGAGGCCAAGGGAATAGCCAGAGTCATTCGCCCGGAGGGAGCGGATTGCGTCCATGAAGCAAAGGATAGCTGTCCCGTCTGCTGTATTATCGTCGAGGAGTAG
- a CDS encoding phosphoribosyltransferase family protein → MKGNKTDRLIRIASRLLTCPSGQISLTSLAEDFDVSKTVISDDISIIDRSIEQEGLGRIKVDRGRAGGASFVPLMSDDYRESFLSDISETLSHDDRLLPSGLIYYGDILFNPTYAWKLGLVLASDFYDKYPDVVVTSEVKGIPLGMATAQILGVPLAVCRFRNRASDGPAVCVHFATQTGDVRAMYMGTKQIVQGSRVLVIDDFMRGGSTASGMCQVVSEFKAELVGIGVFIASIEPIKKAVERYSSLLSLNMSGEGARVVPSSLYTRGLTS, encoded by the coding sequence ATGAAGGGGAATAAAACCGACAGGTTGATCAGGATAGCCTCCAGGCTCCTGACCTGTCCTTCGGGCCAGATCTCTCTAACCTCCTTGGCGGAGGACTTTGACGTGTCGAAGACGGTTATAAGCGACGATATCTCGATTATAGACCGATCTATCGAGCAAGAGGGGTTGGGACGAATAAAGGTGGATAGAGGAAGGGCGGGCGGAGCTTCTTTCGTTCCCCTTATGTCCGATGATTACAGGGAGAGTTTTCTCTCCGATATATCGGAGACCCTGTCCCATGATGACAGGCTCCTTCCTAGTGGATTGATATACTACGGCGATATACTTTTCAACCCTACCTACGCATGGAAGCTGGGGCTCGTTCTGGCTTCCGATTTTTACGATAAGTATCCTGACGTGGTCGTTACCTCGGAGGTGAAGGGAATTCCTCTAGGGATGGCGACCGCCCAGATCCTAGGTGTTCCCCTTGCGGTCTGTCGATTCAGAAACAGGGCTAGCGATGGCCCTGCGGTGTGCGTCCACTTTGCCACTCAGACCGGCGATGTCAGGGCCATGTATATGGGCACGAAACAGATAGTTCAGGGGAGCAGGGTTCTGGTTATCGACGACTTTATGAGAGGCGGAAGCACCGCCTCCGGTATGTGTCAGGTCGTCAGCGAGTTTAAGGCTGAACTGGTCGGCATAGGGGTTTTTATAGCCTCCATAGAGCCGATAAAAAAAGCGGTTGAGCGGTATTCTTCATTGCTTTCCCTCAATATGTCCGGCGAGGGAGCCAGGGTCGTACCGTCTTCCTTGTATACAAGGGGTTTGACGTCCTGA
- a CDS encoding 4-(cytidine 5'-diphospho)-2-C-methyl-D-erythritol kinase, whose product MIWGLASEAKINLTLRIVGTREDGYHRLVSVFKKLPPIERLSLEILPEGMEGMEDRVAMSEVKISDVNLVQKVIDFLRERGVSIPPLSVSISKVVPPGTGLGAGTGNGAAVLKWATAFFDLPSVWDISPLGADLPFMASDDRIAMVSGIGETFAPMEDISLRSVLIVPKWRCNTAESYRLLDDLYAPDSWPLSEEDGELEALDVLGRLRAGLKVGLLPNDFIAPLTDMHREYEALFDACDRSGAVAWGISGSGSSVFALYDFNLPSSELFRSFDGIGCVEKIIFLE is encoded by the coding sequence TTGATTTGGGGTTTAGCCAGTGAGGCAAAGATAAACTTGACCTTGAGGATCGTCGGCACTAGAGAGGATGGATATCATCGTCTGGTGTCGGTCTTTAAAAAACTCCCACCGATAGAGCGTCTCTCCCTTGAGATATTGCCAGAGGGCATGGAGGGCATGGAGGACAGGGTCGCTATGTCGGAGGTGAAGATCTCCGACGTTAACTTGGTTCAAAAGGTAATAGATTTTTTAAGGGAAAGAGGGGTTTCTATTCCCCCTCTTTCCGTTTCCATAAGCAAAGTCGTGCCTCCTGGAACCGGCCTAGGTGCTGGGACCGGAAACGGTGCGGCGGTTCTAAAATGGGCTACCGCTTTTTTTGATCTTCCCTCGGTATGGGATATTTCCCCTTTAGGGGCCGATCTTCCGTTTATGGCCTCCGACGATCGTATAGCTATGGTCTCAGGCATAGGGGAGACTTTTGCTCCGATGGAGGATATATCCCTTCGGTCGGTGTTGATAGTTCCCAAGTGGAGGTGCAATACCGCCGAGTCCTACCGGTTGCTTGACGATCTCTATGCCCCCGATTCCTGGCCTCTTTCGGAGGAGGATGGTGAGCTGGAGGCCCTGGATGTCCTAGGACGGCTCAGAGCGGGGCTTAAGGTTGGCCTTCTTCCTAACGACTTTATCGCACCTTTGACCGACATGCACCGAGAGTATGAGGCTCTTTTTGACGCCTGTGACCGATCGGGTGCCGTCGCCTGGGGCATAAGCGGGAGTGGCAGTTCTGTTTTTGCCCTTTATGATTTTAACTTACCCTCATCGGAGCTCTTCAGGAGTTTCGATGGGATAGGTTGCGTGGAAAAAATTATATTTTTGGAGTGA
- a CDS encoding Veg family protein produces the protein MVYSIQSIRQRVARYKGNTVRYRATKGRRKAEERQGIIIETYPCLFTLYVESQHSKISFSYAELLTKELEMVLVDSDKVEFQESGD, from the coding sequence ATGGTGTACTCTATTCAGTCGATTCGCCAGAGAGTGGCCCGATACAAGGGAAACACGGTCAGGTATCGCGCCACGAAAGGGCGTCGAAAAGCGGAGGAGAGACAGGGTATCATAATAGAGACCTACCCGTGTCTTTTCACACTGTACGTTGAGTCTCAGCACAGCAAGATTTCCTTCAGCTATGCCGAGCTTCTGACCAAAGAGCTGGAGATGGTTTTGGTCGATAGCGATAAAGTGGAGTTCCAGGAGTCGGGGGATTAA
- the selB gene encoding selenocysteine-specific translation elongation factor gives MKQEISLVVGTAGHIDHGKTSLVKALTGVDCDRLSEERKRGITIELGFAPLTLPSDRVISLVDVPGHEKFIRQMVAGASGLDGVVLVVAADEGVMPQTREHLDILELLGVQEGFVVLSKSDTVDDEMIELATEDVRDLVKGTFLEEKPIIPASSVTGTNLDKVLEEMERMVDVVSPRERDGAFFMPIDRTFPVAGFGTVVTGTAYRGTVSQGEEVEILPGELDSRVRSIQVHKSSVNSAQAGQRIAISLAGLSIDQLNRGDVVCAAGVFRPSTCLDVSLRLLPEVSEGVSHWQRVRIHMGTSDVLGRVAFLDRKELLPGESAVAQLVLEEPVVASLCQKYVIRFYSPLRTIGGGDILSPYGRKAHGRRSREASVARLSRLASVTSREARIAALVDFYGKIPFDDLIVQTQETRKGLTDMLLSLKSRGISLLKVGNGMVLSSDELHRIEELVFREVQGFHKDHPNQDGMPLDKLINSVFKDVDRKLGKVLVEDMVARGAVENRGGFVASKGFEKKDDDSFNRSLGAIQSICDKAGFQPPTLEQCQERLGMDKKAFYRFVEDLKRMGLAVVVDGTFLLSSEVEKRLLQALREVDGGITIASVRDVTGSSRKFVLPLLEYLDGKGVTRRVGDKRIVLGG, from the coding sequence ATGAAACAGGAAATTTCTCTGGTAGTAGGCACCGCCGGTCATATAGATCACGGCAAGACCAGTCTCGTTAAGGCGTTGACCGGTGTGGACTGCGATCGACTTTCGGAGGAGCGAAAAAGAGGGATAACCATAGAGCTAGGTTTTGCTCCACTGACCCTTCCTAGCGATAGGGTCATAAGTCTGGTCGACGTGCCAGGTCACGAGAAATTCATAAGGCAGATGGTGGCCGGAGCCTCTGGGCTGGACGGAGTCGTCCTGGTGGTGGCCGCCGACGAGGGGGTAATGCCTCAGACCAGGGAACATCTGGATATTCTCGAGTTGCTGGGTGTCCAGGAAGGTTTTGTTGTCCTGTCTAAGTCGGATACCGTGGACGACGAGATGATCGAGCTGGCTACCGAGGACGTTAGAGATCTGGTAAAAGGCACTTTTTTGGAGGAAAAGCCGATCATTCCGGCATCTTCTGTCACCGGGACAAACCTGGATAAGGTCCTTGAGGAGATGGAGCGAATGGTGGACGTTGTCTCTCCCAGGGAAAGGGATGGGGCTTTCTTTATGCCTATAGACCGAACTTTCCCTGTAGCCGGTTTTGGGACGGTGGTCACCGGAACCGCTTACAGAGGAACGGTGTCTCAGGGAGAGGAGGTGGAGATTCTGCCAGGAGAGCTGGATAGTCGGGTCAGGAGCATTCAGGTCCATAAGTCCTCCGTCAACTCAGCTCAGGCCGGTCAGAGAATCGCCATAAGCCTTGCGGGACTTTCCATAGACCAGCTGAACAGAGGTGATGTGGTCTGTGCCGCCGGAGTTTTCAGGCCCTCTACCTGTCTCGATGTGTCTTTGAGGTTGCTTCCAGAGGTCTCTGAGGGAGTGTCTCACTGGCAGAGGGTCAGGATCCATATGGGCACATCCGATGTCCTCGGCAGGGTGGCTTTCCTGGATAGAAAGGAGCTTTTGCCCGGAGAATCCGCCGTCGCCCAGCTTGTGCTGGAGGAGCCGGTGGTGGCCTCTCTCTGTCAGAAATACGTGATCAGATTTTACAGCCCCCTTCGGACTATAGGAGGAGGGGATATTCTCTCCCCTTACGGGCGAAAGGCCCATGGCAGAAGGTCCAGGGAGGCGTCTGTAGCCAGGCTTTCCCGTTTAGCCTCGGTGACCTCCAGAGAGGCCAGAATAGCCGCTTTGGTGGACTTTTACGGAAAGATCCCTTTCGACGATCTCATAGTTCAGACCCAGGAGACCAGGAAAGGGCTGACCGATATGCTCCTGTCTCTGAAGTCCAGAGGCATATCCCTTCTCAAGGTCGGAAACGGCATGGTGCTGTCCTCCGATGAACTGCACAGAATAGAGGAGCTCGTTTTTCGTGAGGTCCAGGGTTTTCACAAGGATCACCCTAACCAGGATGGAATGCCCCTCGATAAGCTAATTAACTCTGTTTTTAAGGACGTAGATAGAAAGCTCGGTAAGGTGCTTGTGGAGGATATGGTCGCCCGAGGTGCCGTTGAGAACAGAGGTGGTTTTGTGGCGTCCAAGGGATTTGAGAAAAAGGACGACGATAGCTTCAACCGGTCCCTTGGGGCAATCCAGTCTATCTGCGATAAGGCGGGTTTTCAGCCACCGACACTGGAACAGTGTCAGGAGAGACTGGGCATGGACAAAAAGGCCTTTTATCGCTTTGTGGAGGATTTGAAGAGAATGGGGCTGGCGGTGGTGGTCGACGGGACGTTCCTCCTTTCCTCCGAGGTGGAAAAAAGGCTCCTCCAAGCCCTTAGGGAGGTCGATGGCGGCATAACTATAGCTTCCGTGAGAGACGTTACCGGCAGTAGCCGTAAGTTTGTGCTGCCTCTTCTGGAATATCTCGACGGTAAAGGGGTAACTCGGCGAGTCGGAGATAAGAGGATAGTTTTAGGTGGATAA
- the selA gene encoding L-seryl-tRNA(Sec) selenium transferase — translation MSGKFNVLLREIPSMEKVLSDERCLRYGDLVERDVMKEICSSLLDGLRKAILSGELDSFRRDDFFVLLDESMDIYKRSSLRSVVNATGVVVHTNLGRSCLAEEAVDAVNQVARGYSTLEYDLKAGERGQRNSHVESLLCRVTGGEAAVVVNNNAGAVLLCLAALSSGRSAVVSRGELVEIGGSFRIPDIMTFSGTKLVEVGTTNRTHLKDYAGAIGDDTAMIMKVHPSNFKIVGFHKEVPREELAALAQEREVIFMEDLGSGVLADLSGSGLEGEITVRECLESGVDLVTFSGDKLLGGPQIGGIVGKRDLIERIRTYPLLRALRCDKMTLAAMEATLRLYLKGSSSKIPTVAMLTISSEDLKGRCENLACKLRSVMPDGSIDVVEVADAVGGGAYPGRDLPGWAVSLRVGSLSAGSLQEALRKRETPIVAGARDGALMIHGRTLLKGDDERVFDALSSIVKEDFI, via the coding sequence ATGTCTGGAAAATTCAACGTGTTGTTGAGGGAAATCCCTTCGATGGAAAAGGTCCTCAGCGATGAGAGATGCCTTAGATACGGCGATTTGGTGGAGAGAGATGTGATGAAAGAGATCTGCTCCTCCCTTCTCGATGGCCTTAGAAAGGCCATTTTGTCCGGTGAGCTTGATTCCTTCCGTCGAGACGATTTTTTCGTGCTTTTGGACGAGAGCATGGATATTTACAAACGGTCCAGCCTTCGGTCGGTGGTAAACGCTACTGGCGTCGTGGTCCATACGAATCTAGGCCGATCCTGTCTGGCGGAGGAGGCTGTAGACGCGGTAAATCAGGTGGCCCGAGGGTACAGCACCTTAGAGTACGACCTTAAGGCCGGAGAGAGAGGACAGAGAAATTCCCACGTAGAGTCCCTTCTCTGTCGGGTAACCGGTGGGGAGGCGGCGGTGGTGGTCAACAACAACGCCGGGGCGGTGCTTCTCTGTCTGGCCGCCCTTTCGTCGGGGAGATCGGCGGTGGTCTCCAGAGGAGAGCTTGTGGAGATCGGCGGTTCTTTCAGGATACCGGACATAATGACTTTCTCCGGTACAAAGCTGGTGGAGGTTGGAACCACCAACAGGACCCATCTGAAAGATTACGCCGGAGCCATAGGCGACGATACCGCTATGATTATGAAGGTCCATCCGTCGAACTTCAAGATAGTGGGGTTCCACAAGGAGGTCCCCAGAGAAGAGCTTGCCGCACTGGCCCAGGAGAGGGAGGTTATCTTCATGGAGGACCTCGGAAGCGGCGTCCTGGCGGACCTTTCGGGTTCAGGCCTTGAGGGGGAGATCACCGTTCGAGAGTGTCTGGAGTCGGGAGTAGATCTGGTGACCTTCTCCGGCGATAAGCTCCTAGGCGGTCCTCAGATAGGAGGCATCGTCGGCAAGAGAGACCTCATAGAGAGGATAAGGACCTACCCTCTTCTCAGAGCTTTGAGGTGCGATAAGATGACCCTAGCCGCTATGGAGGCTACGTTGAGGCTCTACCTGAAGGGAAGCTCTTCAAAGATCCCTACCGTCGCCATGTTGACCATATCCAGTGAAGATCTGAAGGGCCGTTGTGAGAACTTAGCCTGTAAGCTGAGGTCGGTTATGCCCGACGGCTCTATAGACGTAGTGGAGGTGGCGGACGCTGTAGGAGGAGGGGCCTATCCCGGCAGAGATCTTCCCGGTTGGGCGGTCTCCCTTCGAGTCGGTTCTCTCAGCGCCGGTTCTCTCCAGGAGGCCCTCAGAAAACGGGAGACCCCTATAGTCGCAGGCGCCAGGGACGGAGCTTTGATGATACACGGTCGAACTTTGCTGAAAGGCGACGACGAGAGGGTGTTTGACGCCCTTTCCTCCATAGTAAAGGAGGACTTTATATGA
- the yedF gene encoding sulfurtransferase-like selenium metabolism protein YedF, with product MNTVDARGKQCPQPVMMTKKVIEEGAKEIKVIVDNPIAGQNVSRMLKSKGFDVILEAENDLDIAVTGMLGDKPAKEDPQPVQNTYTCPSDGKAKIAVLISRDILGGADVELGEVLIKGFLGTVHQLDQQILPQTVAFMNEGVKLALKDSSTCESLLELDKKGCRILVCGTCVNHFGVSDQVGVGEISNMFDITEALLKADKILSL from the coding sequence ATGAACACAGTTGACGCTAGAGGCAAGCAATGTCCCCAACCGGTGATGATGACCAAAAAGGTCATCGAAGAGGGAGCCAAGGAGATAAAGGTTATCGTTGATAACCCTATAGCAGGTCAAAACGTATCGAGGATGCTAAAAAGCAAGGGGTTCGACGTAATACTGGAGGCGGAAAACGACCTGGATATAGCGGTAACAGGCATGTTAGGGGATAAACCGGCAAAGGAAGATCCTCAGCCTGTCCAGAACACCTATACCTGCCCTTCCGATGGAAAGGCCAAAATCGCCGTTCTGATATCCAGAGATATCCTAGGCGGGGCGGACGTAGAGCTAGGGGAGGTCCTGATAAAAGGCTTTCTGGGAACGGTACATCAGCTCGACCAACAGATACTACCACAGACCGTCGCCTTTATGAACGAAGGGGTCAAACTGGCCCTAAAGGACAGCTCTACCTGCGAAAGCCTTTTGGAGCTCGATAAAAAAGGCTGTCGAATACTGGTCTGCGGCACCTGCGTAAACCATTTTGGCGTCTCAGATCAGGTTGGAGTCGGAGAGATATCCAATATGTTCGATATAACCGAGGCCCTGCTCAAAGCGGATAAAATCCTCTCACTTTAG
- the speD gene encoding adenosylmethionine decarboxylase, with the protein MEDRIKLYGFNNLTKSLCFNFYDICYAQSLVERREYIKYIDDEYSADRVTSILSDVADIIGATVLNVAKQDYEPQGASVTILIAEEPVPPELRGSESERGQAVPGPIPDTVVGHLDKSHITVHTYPEQHPDNGISTFRADIDVSTCGRISPLRALNYLLHRFNPDIACIDYRVRGFTRDVEGNKYFIDHEINSIQDFISKDTRYRYNMYDVNVYQENLFCTRMMLRDFELDDYLFHVSAEDIRPSKRKIITDKIKSEMLEIFSGRNLRGFTG; encoded by the coding sequence ATGGAAGACAGAATAAAGCTCTACGGTTTTAACAACCTTACCAAGAGCCTGTGCTTTAACTTTTACGATATATGTTACGCTCAGAGCCTGGTGGAAAGGCGGGAGTACATAAAGTACATAGACGATGAGTATTCCGCCGACAGGGTTACGTCCATATTAAGCGATGTGGCGGATATAATAGGGGCTACGGTGCTCAACGTAGCGAAGCAGGATTACGAGCCTCAGGGGGCAAGTGTCACCATCCTGATTGCCGAAGAGCCTGTTCCTCCGGAGCTGAGAGGCAGCGAGTCCGAGCGAGGTCAGGCGGTGCCGGGGCCTATTCCCGATACGGTGGTAGGTCACCTCGATAAGAGCCATATAACCGTCCATACCTACCCGGAGCAACATCCCGACAACGGCATAAGCACCTTTCGGGCGGATATAGACGTCTCCACCTGTGGGAGGATATCCCCTCTCAGGGCCCTCAACTACCTGCTCCACCGTTTTAATCCCGATATAGCCTGTATAGACTACAGGGTTAGGGGATTCACCAGAGATGTTGAGGGAAACAAATACTTTATAGACCACGAGATAAACTCCATTCAGGACTTTATCTCCAAAGACACCAGATATCGCTACAATATGTACGACGTCAACGTCTATCAGGAGAACCTGTTCTGTACCAGGATGATGCTCAGAGACTTTGAGCTCGACGACTACCTGTTTCACGTCAGTGCGGAGGATATCAGGCCGTCCAAGAGGAAGATCATCACCGATAAGATAAAGTCGGAGATGCTGGAGATCTTCTCCGGCAGAAATCTGAGGGGTTTTACAGGCTAA
- a CDS encoding ABC transporter permease subunit (The N-terminal region of this protein, as described by TIGR01726, is a three transmembrane segment that identifies a subfamily of ABC transporter permease subunits, which specificities that include histidine, arginine, glutamine, glutamate, L-cystine (sic), the opines (in Agrobacterium) octopine and nopaline, etc.) produces MMRRLLLVLAFLSCSFPAFASLTAQPGELRWGGDTEGGAPYMFQDPDDMNHLIGYEVEIIEAIAGRMGLNARFVQNGWDNLIPGLERRLYDVSINGLEITPEHQDVVDFSVPYYITHLQIAVRRDNFDITDLEDCKGKIIGTLKQSYSQYVLETLGDVDIRTYADEINAYTDLANGRLDGTLFDAPIALYYGGPMREVKFVGGPIGKIEYGIAVPNDNPELLALVNQAVTDMRDGGELRAILERWGLWNPMVAGEFHDVGPSRTAPVMYDKWLESHSTSLSGVDKVKRYLSFMPKLGKAAVTTMQVSVISMVLAVLFGLMLALLRVFGPPPLSTLSMWYVEIVRGTPVLIQLFFIFYGLPNVGIKLSPFMAGVIGLGMNYAAYEAEIYRAGLMSVPVGQMEAALGLGMTRREALRHVVVPQAVRMVLPPVTNDFISLLKDSSLVSVITLVDLTKAYGQIATTYYDYFGTGIIVAAIYFLLGYPFIRLARWTERKMEASFVPDRVRKNRRTGLGMRLF; encoded by the coding sequence ATGATGCGCCGTTTGTTGCTGGTCTTGGCTTTTTTGTCCTGCTCTTTTCCTGCCTTCGCCTCTTTAACCGCTCAACCAGGTGAACTTAGATGGGGTGGCGATACGGAAGGCGGAGCACCTTATATGTTTCAGGATCCAGACGATATGAACCATCTCATAGGATACGAGGTGGAGATCATAGAGGCTATAGCCGGTCGGATGGGTCTAAACGCTCGGTTCGTCCAAAACGGATGGGATAACCTGATACCGGGCCTGGAGAGGCGACTTTACGATGTCTCCATAAACGGTCTTGAGATAACCCCAGAACACCAGGATGTAGTTGATTTCTCCGTTCCCTACTATATTACCCATCTACAGATAGCGGTCAGAAGGGACAACTTCGATATCACCGATCTGGAGGATTGTAAAGGTAAAATTATAGGCACCCTTAAACAGTCCTACTCTCAGTACGTTCTGGAAACCCTGGGAGACGTGGATATCAGGACCTATGCCGATGAGATAAACGCCTATACCGATCTGGCCAACGGCAGGCTCGACGGTACCCTGTTTGACGCTCCTATAGCCCTCTACTACGGAGGGCCTATGAGGGAGGTCAAGTTCGTCGGAGGGCCTATAGGAAAGATAGAGTACGGTATAGCTGTCCCTAACGATAACCCCGAGCTATTGGCTCTGGTAAACCAGGCGGTAACCGATATGAGAGACGGTGGAGAACTCCGGGCGATTTTGGAGCGATGGGGTCTTTGGAACCCTATGGTCGCCGGAGAGTTCCACGACGTCGGTCCCTCCAGGACCGCTCCTGTGATGTACGACAAGTGGCTGGAGTCCCATAGCACATCACTTTCAGGGGTTGATAAGGTCAAGAGGTATCTTTCCTTTATGCCTAAACTGGGCAAGGCCGCTGTGACGACCATGCAGGTTTCGGTGATCTCTATGGTTCTGGCGGTACTCTTTGGCTTGATGCTGGCCCTTCTCAGGGTCTTCGGCCCCCCTCCTCTGTCCACACTATCTATGTGGTACGTTGAGATAGTCAGAGGGACTCCTGTGCTGATACAGCTGTTCTTTATCTTCTACGGCCTTCCTAACGTAGGCATAAAGCTGAGTCCCTTTATGGCTGGGGTTATCGGCCTCGGCATGAACTACGCCGCCTACGAGGCGGAGATCTACAGGGCTGGCCTTATGTCGGTGCCTGTAGGCCAGATGGAGGCCGCTTTAGGTCTGGGCATGACCAGACGGGAGGCCCTGAGGCACGTGGTCGTCCCTCAGGCTGTGAGGATGGTCCTCCCCCCTGTGACCAACGACTTTATATCCCTGCTGAAAGATTCCTCTTTGGTCTCGGTTATAACTCTCGTCGATCTCACTAAGGCCTATGGCCAGATAGCCACCACCTACTACGATTATTTCGGCACGGGAATCATAGTCGCCGCAATCTACTTCCTTCTGGGGTATCCCTTTATCCGCCTAGCCAGGTGGACCGAGAGGAAGATGGAGGCATCTTTCGTGCCCGATAGGGTTAGAAAGAACCGTCGAACGGGCCTTGGAATGAGGCTTTTTTAG
- a CDS encoding amino acid ABC transporter ATP-binding protein — protein MEKNSEVLITVEGLHKRFEDEHVLRGVSITIKEGDLVSIIGPSGCGKSTFLRCLNGLEYLDSGRIEIAGVTLSRSLSDQAITRSFMEAAHEMRKEVGIVFQGFNLFPHKTVLENVMLAPVVVKKTPKDEAEDSALRLLEKVGLKGYANRYPVTLSGGQAQRAAIARALAMAPKVMLYDEPTSALDPELVGEVLQVMRDLDSEGMTQVVVTHAMHFARDASDYVVFMDQGEIVEVADGDEIFSNPVNDRTKDFLRHLAGVV, from the coding sequence TTGGAAAAGAACAGCGAGGTCCTCATCACTGTTGAGGGTCTCCACAAGAGGTTTGAAGACGAGCACGTTTTAAGAGGTGTGTCCATTACCATCAAAGAAGGCGACCTAGTCTCCATTATAGGCCCCTCGGGCTGTGGCAAGTCGACCTTTCTCCGATGTCTTAACGGTCTGGAGTATCTCGATTCCGGGAGAATCGAGATCGCTGGGGTTACTCTGTCCCGATCTTTGTCCGATCAGGCTATAACCCGTTCCTTTATGGAGGCAGCCCACGAGATGCGAAAGGAAGTCGGCATAGTCTTTCAGGGGTTCAACCTGTTTCCCCATAAGACGGTCCTTGAAAACGTGATGCTCGCCCCTGTGGTGGTGAAGAAGACCCCTAAAGACGAGGCGGAGGATAGCGCACTGAGGTTGCTGGAGAAGGTCGGCCTTAAAGGTTACGCCAACCGATATCCGGTCACCCTTTCCGGTGGCCAGGCTCAGAGGGCGGCTATAGCCAGAGCCCTTGCGATGGCCCCTAAGGTGATGCTATACGATGAACCTACCTCAGCTCTGGATCCAGAGCTTGTCGGGGAAGTCCTTCAGGTTATGAGGGATCTCGACTCTGAAGGTATGACCCAGGTCGTGGTGACCCACGCCATGCATTTCGCCAGAGATGCTTCGGATTACGTGGTCTTTATGGACCAAGGAGAGATAGTCGAGGTCGCTGACGGAGATGAGATATTCTCAAATCCGGTGAACGATAGGACCAAGGATTTTCTCCGTCATCTAGCGGGGGTGGTATGA
- the murB gene encoding UDP-N-acetylmuramate dehydrogenase — protein sequence MRKTLSRLLEAKVPVVEGESLKDHCTWRIGGPADLFIEPRSVEDIKAAVGILNDCEVPWVVIGRGSNLLFDDQGIRGAVIKLGRSFSQASFDGEKVRGYAGVWIPSLARRSASLGLSGLEHMVGIPGTLGGVVAMNGGSLRQNIGQIVDWVTYMNRDGEVDRLEGSECGFSYRTSCFQDTSKIVLEAQLSLIPSDVQSVREEMVQVLRERKAKFPLSQPNCGSVFSNDPYIHREWGPPGKVIEMCGLKGLRIGDAQVSHRHANFTVNLGNATSQDVRALVRTIRHVVHDVTGCHIPCEVRYVSPDGEVTALHKSL from the coding sequence TTGAGAAAAACGCTAAGTCGGCTTCTGGAGGCAAAGGTCCCCGTCGTAGAGGGAGAAAGCCTTAAAGATCACTGCACCTGGAGGATCGGTGGTCCGGCGGACCTTTTTATCGAGCCTCGTTCGGTGGAGGATATTAAGGCGGCGGTAGGCATCCTCAACGATTGCGAGGTTCCTTGGGTGGTGATAGGTCGAGGGTCGAATCTCCTTTTTGACGACCAAGGGATCAGAGGGGCGGTTATAAAGCTGGGAAGGTCCTTCTCCCAGGCCTCTTTCGACGGCGAAAAGGTTAGGGGCTACGCTGGGGTGTGGATTCCCTCTCTGGCTCGGAGATCGGCGTCTTTAGGGCTGTCGGGACTTGAGCATATGGTCGGTATCCCAGGTACTTTAGGTGGGGTGGTCGCCATGAACGGCGGTAGTTTGAGGCAGAATATAGGTCAGATCGTCGATTGGGTGACCTATATGAATAGAGATGGAGAGGTGGATCGACTGGAGGGCTCGGAGTGCGGGTTTTCTTACAGGACTTCCTGTTTTCAGGATACCTCCAAGATCGTCCTTGAGGCTCAGCTGTCCTTGATCCCCTCGGATGTCCAGTCGGTCAGAGAGGAAATGGTCCAGGTGCTTCGGGAGAGAAAGGCGAAGTTTCCCCTCTCTCAGCCTAACTGCGGTTCGGTCTTCAGCAACGATCCGTATATCCATAGGGAATGGGGACCTCCGGGGAAGGTTATAGAGATGTGCGGTCTTAAGGGCCTCAGGATAGGGGATGCCCAGGTCAGCCATAGACACGCTAATTTTACGGTAAACCTGGGCAACGCCACCTCCCAGGACGTACGAGCCTTGGTGAGGACGATCAGACACGTGGTTCACGATGTGACAGGATGTCATATACCCTGTGAGGTTCGATACGTGTCGCCCGATGGAGAGGTCACGGCGCTTCATAAATCTCTTTAG